One Pyrenophora tritici-repentis strain M4 chromosome 5, whole genome shotgun sequence DNA window includes the following coding sequences:
- a CDS encoding Lyase-1 multi-domain protein, which yields MFRSATKLRAAEAGALRSLAYAKANPSFCCARSARPLSNARYTPLKTQAAFQRRQFSFTSSMANTRTESDAFGEIQVASDKYWGAQTERSLENFKINQPQDRMPPPIVRAFGILKGAAATVNMKFGLDPKLGKAIQQAADEVASLKLIDHFPLVVWQTGSGTQSNMNANEVISNRAIEILGGTMGTKKPVHPNDHVNMSASSNDTFPTVMHIAAVLDFEESLLPALTSLRDALKKKSEQWESLIKIGRTHLQDATPLTLGQEFSGYVAQLDFGIERIKTCLPRLKMLAQGGTAVGTGINTFKGFAEDIASEVSKMTGKDFVTAPNKFEALAAHDAIVEAHGQLNTLATSLFKIAQDIRFLGSGPRCGLGELKLPENEPGSSIMPGKVNPTQCESLTMVCAQVFGNHVATTFAGSQGNFELNVFKPVMIRNLLHSSRLLADGMRSFEKNLVAGLEADEKRISSIMSESLMLVTCLNPIIGYDAASKTAKHAHKNGLTLKEAALKLEVISEADFDKYVRPELMVNPSEYKPKK from the exons ATGTTCCGAAGCGCAACCAAGCTGCGGGCTGCCGAGGCTGGAGCATTGCGATCACTCGCATATGCAAAGGCCAACCCCTCATTCTGCTGTGCCCGCAGTGCCCGTCCGCTTTCCAACGCCCGGTACACGCCATTGAAGACACAGGCCGCGTTCCAGCGCCGCCAATTCAGCTTCACCAGCAGCATGGCCAACACACGAACCGAGAGCGATGCCTTTGGCGAAATCCAGGTGGCCTCTGACAAGTACTGGGGCGCCCAGACGGAGCGCTCGCTGGAGAACTTCAAGATAAATCAGCCCCAGGACCGCATGCCGCCGCCAATCGTGCGTGCCTTTGGTATCCTCAAGGGCGCCGCTGCGACTGTCAACATGAAGTTTGGGCTGG ACCCAAAGCTTGGAAAGGCTATCCAGCAGGCGGCCGACGAGGTTGCCTCGCTCAAGCTCATCGATCACTTCCCGCTCGTTGTCTGGCAGACTGGCTCTGGCACCCAGTCCAACATGAACGCGAACGAAGTCATCTCCAACCGCGCCATTGAGATCCTCGGTGGCACCATGGGCACCAAGAAGCCTGTTCATCCCAACGACCACGTCAACATGTCCGCCTCCTCCAACGACACCTTCCCCACCGTCATGCACATTGCCGCCGTCCTCGACTTTGAGGAGTCGCTCCTCCCCGCCCTCACCAGCTTACGGGATGCTCTGAAGAAGAAGTCTGAGCAATGGGAGAGCTTGATCAAGATTGGCAGGACACATTTGCAGGATGCCACACCTCTGACCCTGGGTCAGGAGTTCTCTGGCTATGTGGCGCAGCTGGACTTTGGCATTGAGCGCATAAAGACATGCCTGCCACGCCTGAAGATGTTGGCACAGGGAGGAACTGCTGTCGGAACCGGCATCAACACATTCAAGGGCTTTGCCGAGGATATCGCTTCTGAAGTCAGCAAGATGACTGGCAAGGACTTTGTTACCGCACCAAACAAGTTCGAAGCGCTCGCTGCCCACGACGCCATTGTGGAGGCTCACGGCCAGCTCAACACCCTCGCTACCTCTCTTTTCAAGATTGCCCAAGATATACGTTTCCTCGGCTCCGGCCCACGATGCGGTCTCGGAGAGCTCAAGCTACCTGAGAACGAGCCGGGTTCCTCTATCATGCCTGGAAAGGTTAACCCCACCCAATGCGAGTCTCTGACCATGGTTTGCGCTCAGGTTTTTGGTAACCACGTAGCCACCACCTTTGCCGGATCGCAGGGTAACTTTGAGCTGAACGTGTTCAAGCCCGTCATGATCCGCAACCTGCTCCACAGCTCTCGTCTGCTCGCGGACGGCATGAGGAGCTTCGAGAAGAACCTGGTTGCCGGTCTAGAGGCGGATGAGAAGCGTATCAGCTCCATCATGAGCGAAAG TCTCATGCTTGTCACCTGCCTAAACCCCATCATCGGTTACGACGCTGCCAGCAAGACCGCGAAGCACGCACACAAGAACGGCCTTACGCTCAAGGAAGCAGCGCTCAAGCTCGAGGTCATCAGCGAAGCAGACTTTGACAAGTACGTCCGACCGGAGCTGATGGTCAACCCTTCAGAATACAAGCCCAAGAAATAG